The sequence below is a genomic window from Mytilus edulis chromosome 2, xbMytEdul2.2, whole genome shotgun sequence.
attgcaATCTGAAAATCTCTAGTAAACAATATTATTAACTTTACTTTTTAGGCATTTAAGACAAAGGACAGCTACATTCTTGTTGGAGCAGGCaatgataaacaatttcaaactTTATGTAAGGTGAGTGTTTTTAACAACTAATTGGTCCGTATTTGTGTTGAACACAACTCCTTTATAATGTATGATCTTTGTAATATTATGGTCTGTTGACATTGCTGTTTAACTTTTCACTAGAAATAACTAGTAAAGGCTATTATCAGACTCTGTTTTATTAACCATTAAAGTATGACAAATGAAGTATTCCTGTtttcatttgtatgtattttataaacactgaaaaaaaaatctatcatgGGGGACCAGGATTTGTGAAAGGTTGGTGTAATTCCTAATGATCCTGTCTTAGATTAGGATTGAAGTTTTGTCACTTAGATTTattggtttttctttttatttaggtTCTGGGAAAATGTGATCGTTTTTTCTCAGTGTGTTAACTGTTAACTACCATTCATGTTTGTAacatttaaaagagggacaaaagataccagagggacagtcaaactcatagattgaaaatatactgacaatgccatggctaaaaataaaaataaaaacagacaaataatagaacagaagacacaacatagaaaactaaagattaagcaacatgaaacccaaccaaaaactggggttgatctcaggtgctcctttTCATTTGACCACTTTTGTAGAGGTTGCTgacttgtatatatacattttaggTGTTACAACTGGATAATTTGTTGGAGGATAGCAAATACACAACAAACAAACTTCGTGTGGATAATAGGAAGAGTTTACTGTCAATATTTGACAATTTGTAAGTACTAttgttgaataccaaaatttatgacaaacgcaatgattttaattttcctatagtcaactttccatttctgtgtagcaacatcccagtgacaccagcatatggagtatatgtctctcaattgatacgttactctagagctagctcaaagtatgTTGATTTTGTTGAATCAGGAATACTgttttctcaaaagttgctaagacagggctatgaatcaatcaaattaaggtcatcactcaagaaattttacggtccccatcatgagctgattggccattatgacaaaagtgtgtcagaaatcatatctgatattcttcctcagtcataataaccttccatcattaccaaactgaacaaagaaataacacgacgggtgctgtatacggtgcaggaaatgcttacccttccggagcacctgatttcactcccagtttttagtggagttcgtgttgtttcttatttattatttataactgttgatgtaaatgtctttggttttatgagtctttgtttactcctttgttttgattgttattgtctttcaaCTGGATTAAATTTCTTCTTAGTTTTCTAATTGCTTAGCCTTTGTTCCTGAATTCcagtttattttaaatgatttcatcAGCTTATTCCTGGTTATCTCTAAAATTTCTAATCCTATTTTCTCAGTATTAATTAAAGTATTCCTTTTAAATAATCAGTTTGATACACTTGATTCACCTTAGTCACAAACCATTATTAGGGGCCAGGATTAGCATTTTTCTACTAACTGTTTTTATTCCAAATATCAGAAGggatttgaattttttatttacttgtactgaaaattaccaattaaaacataaaacaacatataaacttaagaatttttttctgctTGCTGTCAGACAGTTTAAAAACACTTAATTATTAACCCAGAACATGAAATTCTTTGATGAAGTTTTCTTGACTCTTATGACAGGGAATACAATCATATTCCAAATTGAAGCTTGATAATGTTAGCCACTTCCTGCCGGTCAATAGTTTGAACAGGACAGGTATAATGTAACTGCTATTGTaccatattcatatttcattctATATCTTTATTCACACATCTGAATGTCTTCTTTTGGATGTATCTATATTGTATTTTTAGCCTGGCTTTTGTAAATTATAGATTTTACTGTCacaaattgagtttacctagcAAAGCATGTAGGGAGCAAGGTAAACAGATATTTGAGACAGTAAAATCCTGGCCAAACTTAAAAATCATATCTCCATTTTAATGCCACATATTAAAATACATaccatttaattaatattttggcttaaaaatgGCATAAATGAAAAAGGCCACAAAACTGTTGCATCTTTAGCATCTAAAAAATGGGACGTCATATGTACCCCTGATGTCATACATAAAAGATACAAAATGATTTGAGGGTCAAAATGTgactttcttgtttatttttgaaacattACATAcccaaaaaaaatcagaattcaaTATGATGGCTTTCTTAGTTATTGACTGGAAGAACATGGAATCTAAGTAAGTTAGATTCCATGTTCTACCTTGCTTAGTTAGATTCCATGCTCTACCTGCAGTATCTAAcccttcaaaatatttgtcaacatcCAATGAAAATTACTGTTATAAACCAATTGTATTAGAATGATAGATTTATTATAGATGTTCATTTGATGACAAAGTTAATCAATATACAACATAGTCATAAGTCATGTAAGTCTTTTTACAAGCCTGTCATTGTGGaaagaaataaaacattgaatAATGGCCATTGAAAAAGGTGTCTGCATTGCATGCATTatgttaaaattttgatttattataaaatttcagATTTGTAACAAAAAAGACCGAAGAATGGTTAGATGTGTTTGATGGTTGTGGAATACCCTATGGTCCTCTGAATGATATGGAAAATGTTTTCAGTGATCCACAGGTATGGTATTACAGATTAggttatcaataaattaaaacagatataaatatttatcatatagttttgaatatatgataaatagcctgctgtttaatccatatcgagCAACTTTAATGTGCACCCTTTATCCAACCCTTTATCGCACCCCTACTCAGATTTCTCGTTCGTATTCTATACGGAGTCTCTCGGACTGTTTTCATTCAGCAGATGACAACATTGATCAGCTGTTGATGTCATGGCGTTGCCACGGAGCCCGCACAACATTCAAATGGGAGAAGAAGTAATGAATCGTTTGGCTCAAAATGTCTGAGAACTGGAAGATCGGATTGAAGAATGCGATCGTGCTGCTGAGCAGATGACTGCAGATGAATTCATCGACCAAATGAGAAATAAGAATATATAAGTAGGAAGACAAATTCAGATGTCAACAAGTTTTAAAAACATGGCTTTCCGATCAAAATGAACTACAGGAATTTCATGAGATTCCTCCTCAGGAACTTGACCACTTGCTAGCAAGATTTTTCATGACTGCCAAGAAGTGTGATGGAGGGGATTATGAACCAGACACATTAAAATCAATTCAAGGCAGCAAAAATAGACATTTGACTGAAAAACGATGTAATATAGACCTCATCAAAGACAAGGAATTCAAGCACTCAAGAGATGTTCTAATGTTTAAAAGAAAACTACTTCGTCAGAGTGGAAAAGGAAATAAACCAAAAAAAGCTGAACCACTGACAAAGGAGGAAATTGATATACTGTATCAAAAGAAACTTCTAGGAGCAGGTAAAATTAGAGTTCacaaataaaatgattaaaaagcAATTAAATAGATCACATGATGTTTTTCgcattaaaatacttttttttgacGCGTCTGTCTAATATAAAGTTTGTGCTCTCCATATATATCTACAATACTAACTGATTTAAGATTCACCTTAACCTTTCGGCTCATAGTACATGACAcatacatgatcatgatgatacatgtatcttCTTGTATTCAGCTATCCTTTATGAACGTTTTTTTACAATAACTGTATATGTACGATGCATGCATATCCCTCATTGGcgttaaaaaatgtataaatattttttctgcagtttaatattttttattttggcaaaaaaaatattacttgtaGGCTTCATCACACCTGGGACTAATGTAATAGTCCGAGATCTCACACAAAAAAGTGTTGGTTGTTGAGCATGGTGTTTTATAACTGATATTAACAAAATAatccattttatttaaaaagaatttagACATAAAACATGCTGTGATAATGattgacattaatttttattaatttatttgaaaaataatttgttgtgTATTTTTTCAGCTAATCCAAGAGCGTTAACAAACACTGTTTTCTTAAACAACAGTATGTTTTTTGGAATGAGATCAAGACTGGAACATCAAAATTTAAGATGGGGGAATATTGACCTAAAAACAACATCAGCAGGAGAAAAGTATCTGGAGTTTACAGAGAGAGCAACCAAGACAAGGTCTGGTGCAACGAGTGACGCAAGAGCATTTTCCCCCAAGATGTTTGaaaataaaggtaaataaaaaGTTTTCATGTATTGAGCATAATAATAACCCTGCTTGAAAGAAcatttatagattattgttggtcagctcaatgagattgattttctcacttgaCACAGTATGGTGAAAGTGAGCAAggcaatcaagttgagatgaccaaaGATAATCTatttatagctacatgtatattacttatgatacattgtttttttcattGACAACCTCAATGTGCGATAAATTATTTTACTCTCCATCTTACTGCATGATACACTAGTGTTAGCACACTTTCTCAGCCATTACTAAAATGTacagtctgaaaattacaccaaacagtgttagagttagattttctactgacaaatataatatatacacaatgtgcatttatattaaaacaaacattatatcgTACTATCTGGAAGTTGATTTTTACAAGACTTACAACACAATATGAAATTCTActatacatatacattgtatatacttagaaactgcacttttaaagttGAATATAAAGTTAGGGAATAAAAGAAAAGCCTTAACTATACATCACAcagttttttttctcacttttattACATTATGTATTTTTGGTAGGTGATCCTAGATGTCCAGTAAGTTTGTATTAGATGTATGCAGAAAAGCGTCCAGAGAAAATGAAAGCAGACGACTCCAAATTCTATGTTGGCATCATCAATAAAGGCTCTGGTGATGAATGGTTTATAAACCAACCAATGGGAAGAAACACactatctaatataaaaaaatctatgacAGATGAAGCAGGTATACAGGGCCGTAAAGTCAATCAAAGTGCCTGTAAAACAGTCATTACAACACTTATCCATGCAGGCTGGGACTATTATACAAACGGGACTGGAAACCGTTACACCAATCAGTGTAATAATATCTTCATCACTGCCTTTAGAACGAGACTTTACCTGCGCTATTTATCTATACGCCATATTGTTTCGACAGTGACAACATGCCCTgatcttagggagctaccatttgatttttagggggggggggggggggggctaggatgaaatttgaaaaaaataggcaggacaggaattttgagtaaaaaaataaggcaggatgagacacttgcaaaaaaaaatatgtcaggatgacaatttaggtaaaaatcagtcaggataaactaaaaaaaaaaaaaggcaggaccaaatagagtgaaaaataaaaaggcaggacagagattacaacaacaaaaaaatgcaggacaaaattttttattctaaaaatccataaaaatcaaatggtagctcccttataatTTCGGtaatttctttttgttattttatagttaTAAGAAATGATAATccttaatataaacatgataacttTAATGATAAGAGATATCCCGATCtttgacagttgttattaatCACCAAATCCCGCCATAAGTGTAAAAAAGAGATAGGTAAGTTCTGTTTGTTGTAAAGTCATATTTAAAGGTTATAGTTTGGATTTGCCTATTTCTATTATCACTTTTGAAAGTGAAAAGTGgggaaaaaaatcactttttcattACAACAGGAACCCACATGCACGGCTCAAATAAATTATACTGTTCCTATAAAATTGCCTACTCCTTTTTATGTgtgcaatattttattataatcagGGTTGATTTTGCTTAGTAATGGTCTTCAGGTGGCATTAGAATATGACTTTGTAAAAATATGTACACTAGGTTTCACAATTAGAACAACAAAAGTAGACCCGACCATGCAccgccattttgaaattttggtgtAAACACGAAGTTGAAAACAACGTGGCTATGTTCTCATGAGACCTGGATAgcttttgttatatgaattaaTTAGGAACTGAAATTGTCAACATTGTTTAAATTGCACACTAATTGTTTTTATCAGGATTATTTATGATCTGTTAACCTTTGACACGTTGTTTTCTTAGTGGTAAAGTAAAGTGTCAGACACTTTAATTTTCAACTATTTCTGGTTTATTTTCAACACTTATATATTgacaatttattaatatttttcgtTAATAATATCTATTTTTTGCATATAAACTAATTAATCTAATAGTTATTCTATATTTCAAATCCACCAATTTTAACAGTTTTCTATATGCTGACT
It includes:
- the LOC139513339 gene encoding uncharacterized protein KIAA1958-like — protein: MTAKKCDGGDYEPDTLKSIQGSKNRHLTEKRCNIDLIKDKEFKHSRDVLMFKRKLLRQSGKGNKPKKAEPLTKEEIDILYQKKLLGAANPRALTNTVFLNNSMFFGMRSRLEHQNLRWGNIDLKTTSAGEKYLEFTERATKTRSGATSDARAFSPKMFENKGDPRCPVSLY